The genomic window CTCATGATCTAAGATCGCAACTAGTTCCTCCTCGTACGAAAGATCAGAtcgaacctcaatctcctcaacatgAACAATGtgagaaggatcagatctgtacttCTGTAACATGGGAACATGGAAAATATCATGAATATGCTCTAACTCAGGCGGCAACAAAAAATGATAAGTAACGTGTCCAATCTGCTCGGTAACCTCGTAAGCGCCAATAAACCTTAGACTGATCTTACCCTTCCGCCCCAACCTTAGAACTTTCTTCCATAGTGAAACCttcagaaataccttatcaccaacctgatTCTCGTTGTCTCGACATCTCAGGTCAGCGTAGAACTTTTGTCGATCAGGAGCAGCCTTCAACCGCTTGCAAACAAGTCTCACCTTAT from Gossypium hirsutum isolate 1008001.06 chromosome D12, Gossypium_hirsutum_v2.1, whole genome shotgun sequence includes these protein-coding regions:
- the LOC107942048 gene encoding uncharacterized protein, with the translated sequence MAPLEALYGRRCRTPLCWSNMQEKRNLGLELVWEVEDKVRLVCKRLKAAPDRQKFYADLRCRDNENQVGDKVFLKVSLWKKVLRLGRKGKISLRFIGAYEVTEQIGHVTYHFLLPPELEHIHDIFHVPMLQKYRSDPSHIVHVEEIEVRSDLSYEEELVAILDHEIKVLHNKTILLVKVL